From Patagioenas fasciata isolate bPatFas1 chromosome 15, bPatFas1.hap1, whole genome shotgun sequence, a single genomic window includes:
- the RSL1D1 gene encoding ribosomal L1 domain-containing protein 1 → MAGGTGQLQRAQVKKAVEALLAFARSKAKGDALLLNESENIHLLVTVWKVPQVAQVIKIPLPHGIRPDTAEVCLFTKDEPNLSAEQTENLYKKLLIQNGIRSVSQVISYKTLKKEYKLFESKRRLLNRFDLFLSDDRIRRLLPSHLGKHFYERKKAPLSVNLKARNLAKELQKHIQGTTLPVTNKGCCYTARIGHTGMKADEILDNIIAAAKVIAKKLPKKWKNVKILHLKTLKSVALPIFTANISNLDELDRQPSLKRKEVKKGKNKKLKKAAKKANSSQVSSTTEVNTVAAAVVQELVEKEKAEVAQEPGDHDDDEEIPQLVPVQTATSAELKKMEPSPEKGDNLGKKTKTSLGKRKKQPLAVETPKMKHKVTEEHTDLKTSPKQKKAKQLSMPREAIKEKEMKKTPKKPEAKSFAAPKAGKSIQSAKKSSKTPKQAPKKVRRPQSA, encoded by the exons ATGGCGGGCGGGACGGGGCAGCTGCAGCGCGCACAG GTGAAGAAGGCGGTGGAGGCGCTGCTGGCGTTCGCCAGAAGCAAGGCCAAGGGAGACGCGCTGCTCCTGAACGAGAGCGAAAACATCCACCTCCTGGTGACGGTGTGGAAGGTCCCGCAGGTGGCTCAGGTCATCAAAAT ACCCCTGCCCCACGGCATCCGGCCAGACACAGCTGAGGTTTGCCTCTTCACGAAGGATGAGCCAAATTTATCAGCAGAGCAGACTGAAAATCTGTACAAGAAGCTTTTAATCCAGAATGGGATCAGAAGCGTTAGCCAG GTCATCTCATACAAAACTCTCAAAAAAGAGTATAAACTATTTGAATCAAAGCGTCGCCTCCTGAACAGATTTGATCTCTTTCTGTCTGATGACCGAATCAGAAGGCTCTTGCCCTCGCATCTAGGAAAACACTTCTATGAAAGGAAAAA GGCGCCTTTATCTGTAAACCTGAAAGCCAGAAATCTTGCTAAGGAGCTACAAAAACATATCCAGGGGACTACGCTCCCCGTTACCAACAAAGGGTGCTGCTA CACAGCACGTATAGGTCACACTGGGATGAAAGCGGATGAGATCCTAGATAACATAATTGCAGCAGCCAAGGTGATTGCGAAGAAGCTCCCAAAG AAGTGGAAAAATGTAAAAATTCTTCACCTCAAAACACTGAAATCAGTTGCACTTCCGATTTTTACTGCAAATATCTCCAATTTGGATGAGCTTGACAGACAGCCATCTCTCAAAAGAAAGGAAGTAAag AAGGGAAAGAACAAGAAACTGAAGAAGGCAGcgaaaaaagcaaattcaagtcaAGTTAGTTCGACAACTGAAGTGAATAcggtggctgctgctgtggtCCAGGAActtgtggaaaaagaaaaagcagaagtagCCCAAGAACCAGGTGATCACGATGATGATGAAGAAATTCCACAGCTGGTGCCTGTGCAAACAGCCACCTCAGCGGAGCTGAAG AAAATGGAACCAAGTCCAGAAAAAGGTGACAACCTGGGCAAGAAAACTAAAACATCCCTTGGTAAGAGGAAGAAACAACCTCTAGCTGTGGAAACTCCAAAAATGAAACATAAAGTTACAGAAGAGCATACAGACTTGAAGACatcaccaaaacagaaaaaagccaAGCAGCTCAGCATGCCAAGGGAAGcgataaaagaaaaagagatgaaaaagacTCCCAAAAAACCAGAAGCAAAGTCTTTTGCAGCACCCAAAGCTGGCAAATCAATACAGTCAGCCAAGAAGTCTTCCAAAACACCAAAGCAAGCACCCAAGAAAGTGCGCAGGCCCCAGTCAGCATGA
- the LOC136108811 gene encoding transmembrane protein 238-like isoform X2, protein MAAPGGLGRCVAAFWLALAFDALGLAVLLAGVFADVFFSDLLIYAGGIGIFLSLIWWVFWYAGNLEVPPEELRDDVGLAPPKGRGDSLLRGLVHGLGRRLSSAFAPGPRSRAAELELQRARGPADGGRVC, encoded by the exons ATGGCGGCCCCCGGCGGGCTGGGCCGCTGCGTGGCCGCCTTCTGGCTGGCGCTGGCCTTCGACGCGCTGGGGCTGGCGGTGCTGCTGGCCGGCGTGTTCGCCGACGTGTTCTTCTCCGACCTGCTCATCTACGCGGGCGGCATCGGCATCTTCCTTAGCCTCATCTGGTGGGTGTTCTGGTACGCGGGCAACCTGGAGGTGCCGCCGGAGGAGCTGCGCGACGACGTGGGGCTGGCGCCGCCCAAAGGCCGCGGGGACAGCCTGCTGCGGGGGCTGGTGCACGGCCTGGGCCGCCGCCTCTCCTCCGCCTTCGCGCCCGGGCCGCGCTCCCGCGCCgccgagctggagctgcagcgcgCCCGGGGCCCCGCCGACGGCGGCAG GGTCTGTTGA
- the LOC136108811 gene encoding transmembrane protein 238-like isoform X1 produces the protein MAAPGGLGRCVAAFWLALAFDALGLAVLLAGVFADVFFSDLLIYAGGIGIFLSLIWWVFWYAGNLEVPPEELRDDVGLAPPKGRGDSLLRGLVHGLGRRLSSAFAPGPRSRAAELELQRARGPADGGRSGGERNGGREMSRGGSSRERGSCRCVGLEEPGGVKQGLLKTRLPKLLPLKVGKVLQIMEREFPAQ, from the exons ATGGCGGCCCCCGGCGGGCTGGGCCGCTGCGTGGCCGCCTTCTGGCTGGCGCTGGCCTTCGACGCGCTGGGGCTGGCGGTGCTGCTGGCCGGCGTGTTCGCCGACGTGTTCTTCTCCGACCTGCTCATCTACGCGGGCGGCATCGGCATCTTCCTTAGCCTCATCTGGTGGGTGTTCTGGTACGCGGGCAACCTGGAGGTGCCGCCGGAGGAGCTGCGCGACGACGTGGGGCTGGCGCCGCCCAAAGGCCGCGGGGACAGCCTGCTGCGGGGGCTGGTGCACGGCCTGGGCCGCCGCCTCTCCTCCGCCTTCGCGCCCGGGCCGCGCTCCCGCGCCgccgagctggagctgcagcgcgCCCGGGGCCCCGCCGACGGCGGCAG GTCTGGGGGTGAAAGAAATGGAGGGAGAGAGATGTCCCGAGGTGGGTCAAGCAGGGAACGTGGTTCCTGTAGGTGTGTGGGGCTGGAAGAGCCCGGTGGGGTGAAGCAG GGTCTGTTGAAGACACGACTACCAAAGTTACTGCCTCTGAAGGTGGGGAAAGTGCTGCAAATTATGGAAAGAGAATTCCCTGCTCAATGA